From Plasmodium cynomolgi strain B DNA, chromosome 9, whole genome shotgun sequence:
ttataattttggtATTTGTTTTACTAACCgtaccatatttttttatactttttttttctacacttTTGTTGCTATTggctgtgttttttttgcctcctttttttctcttggtGGTGTTTGCTGATGCATCGTTTGCGTTTTTGAATCCGTCATTGTGTTCATTCTTCACGTATTGCATTAATCCCTTTGCGTTTGAATTTTTGGCCATGGATAGGGAGTCTCCGTTTCGGGGGGGTGTGCCGGTACTGCCGTTGTTTATAACTGTGGGGATGCCGCTACTGAAGGGGGTGGCACCGCGGTGGCCACAGTTGCTGTGGTTTGCCCCGTCTGTTCCATCTCCGTGTGTAACGTACTGGGGAGGCGCGTTGTACAGTTCGACCTTAAATCTGTCATTCACTCTCGGGTCTGCTTTGCCGTAAGCGTGCAGTAATTCCAGGGCGTCCTTCGAAAGCGCACCAGGTATAACTCCAATGTCGGTCTTCATACCGTTCTTTTCTCTGTCATAAAGGAGGCTACTATCCTGCAGGGCGTTACTATTTCCATGGTTGTACATCTCCCTGTGGAGCGCATACTCATGTTGTGTTTTCCTGCCACTTTTTCCATCTTCGTTCTTCGTTTGGATCCTCTTTAAATGTTCGTCACAAGGTGAGTAGACATGACCCAAATCTTTTACATACTGATTGTTGTTGTTCATGTTGCTCACTCCGTACATGCGTCCAATAtcttttgaattattttttacatgtgcAGAAAGGTTATTTTCGAAGTTATCATGTACGAACTGGTCATGGTTTTTCATGACTCCTTCGTTGTGGTTGCTAACATGAGTAACTGCATACCTGTAGTTGCTATTGGCACTGCTGTCACTGCTGTTTAGGTCGTTATAAATGCTCGGTGGAACTGTTGGTGCAACCCCAGCAGGAACTTTATCTACTGGATTACTCCTCtgcgaaaatatttttaaattgttgcTGTTCTGAAATGCACTCTTCAAATCGTATACACTAGGGTTTCCGTTACTCTCCCATATGTGCATGGAGTGAGGATAATCCGAATTCAATTTACAGCAGAGGTCGTCCAATTTTACGCACACTGTGTAGATCGTGTCGAACCATTGACTGTATTTGTCATCTGTGAAATCTACGTTACTGCTCATGTCTACTTCTTTGGTGTTGCTGTGCATACTGTGGTTGTTCAGACCGTTGTTATATGCTCCGCTTACCTCGCAGTGGTTCCTCAGGCTTTCGTTATGTGCACCGTTTACCTCGCAGTGGTTCCCCAGGCTGTCATTATGTGTGCAGCTAATTAGATTTTGATGGTCTTGGAAACCCATCATGCTTTGCAGGTTCATTTCCTCTTTAAAATTTCGATCATTCATTTCGCTCTGCGGGCTGTGGTTATACAGGACGTGGTGTTGGTGGTACAGGTCGTCGCGCGTGTTTTCTTCGTTTGAATCGTCCACGTGGTGCATGCGGTTTCTGCCGTTTCTGCCGTCCGTGTGGTGCATTCCGCTTCTGCCGTTCATGCTGTCCACGTGGTGCATTCCGCTTCTGCCGTTCATGCTGTCCACGTGGTGCATGTCGCTTCTGCCGTTCATGCTGTCCACGCCATCCATGTCATCCATACCGCTCACCACGTCAACCCCATTCATGCCGCCCATCCTGCTCATGCCACTCATGCCGTTCATCCCGCCAAGCAATTCTCCCACAGTCTCTTGcttacccattttgtgcaggATAATGTCCTTACCCACACTCCCGACATTCTCGCTGTGCACACAGCTGATGGTGGTGTCTAGACTCGTGTTTTTCATCAAGCGATCATTATTTACGTGACCAACGTTTGGCTTATGGATATTGCTGATGGGTATCTCTtggctaatttttttaaaaatcatttCTTTGTTCCTTTCCATCGATAGATTATTATCTTCCATCATATCATTAACGATCGTATCTTGACTAACTTTTCTCATCACCATTTCTTTGTTCCTATATTCGATGTGATCGTTGTCATTTTCCTGAATGGTGGTGTcttcacttattttttttttaattatttgcTTGGGGATGATATCCATTGTAAGTTCCTTGTGCAATGGATTGCTCGTCCTCATTTGCTCGTTCAGGTAATTCTCCAGCTGCTCTCCGTTGATGAAGTTGGCCGCGCCCTGGTCGCTCACGCCGCTTACCCCGTTTACGCCGCTTACCCCGTTTACGCTGCTTACCCCGTTTACGCTGCTTACCCCGTTTATGCCGCTTACCCCGTTTACGCTGCTTACCCCGTTTACGCCGCTTCCACTACGTCGGCTAGCTCCGCTGTTTGCACTGTTTAGACGATTCCCACTGTGGTGGGCACTTGTCACACCAGCTGTTTTGAGACTTGTCACATGATTGCCCCGAGCCAGGTCACCATCGGTAATTCCATTCGTTCCATAGGACAGGTGTCCCTTCAGCTCCTCTCCTTGGTTCTCTACACCTAATGTGCTCATGTCCACGTGATCGTTTATGGTAGCACCGTTTTTTAGATTTTCCATAGGGGGATCCTTCTGCAAGTTGTTGGCTCCTACAGGTTCGACACTGCTGCGGAGGTTTGTCGAAAAGGTGTTTGTCTCTTGGTCCATGGCGAACGGTTGGTTGTCGGACGGGTAGCGTTCTACGTGCTGCGACGGGAACTGCTTCGAGTTTTGTCTCTGCATCTGCTTATGGTTCAGGCCCTGGTTCAGGTTTCTCAGCGGCACCTCGTTGAAGCTCATGCTGCTCCTAACTGGGGGGGAACTCGCGGCGGAGTTTGGCGTGTGCGCGGTTAGCTTGGTTTGCTCCATCGGTGTGTGAAGTGCTACTTGCGCGGTTTGCTCGGTTTGTGCTGTTTGCTCGGTTTGCGCGGTTTGCTCGGTTTGCGCTGTTTGCTCGGTTTGCGCAGTTTGCGCGGTTTGCTCTCTTGGTGTGCCTTTTTGGCCTTTGTAGTTTTTCTCACTGGACGCGATTTCTTCGCTTTTCTGGTTCTTTTCCCAGTTGGggttcttttcgtttttaatattttccgtttttttttgaccctCTACAGTTATTTCGCGTTCCAAAGCTATGTCGCGTTCCACAGCTATTTCTCGTTCCACAGCTATGTCGCGATCCACAGCTATTTCTCGTTCCACAGCTATGTCGCGATCCACAGCTATTTCTCGTTCCACAGCTATGTCGCGTTTCGCAGCTATGTCGCGTTCTACAGCTATTTCGTGTTCTACAGCTATTTTACGCTCTGCTTTATTTTCGCTTTCAAGGTTGTTTTCAATTGTATGGCtgcttaatattttttcatttgcacTTTTACCTAtgcttttttcatcttctccatcttttccatttttttctcccctcggGAATTTCCCTTCAGCGTCACGTACGTCAAAAGGTGCGCATGGCAATTTTGTCAAGGGTGCATCCACAGGGGCGACCTCATTCGGTGGGGAGATTCCATTTCCTGCATGCGTTTCTGAAGGAATAGGATCCATTTTGGAGTACACCGAGGTAGGCATTGTGTCAGGATTTTCTAGTCTTGCTAGGTCCTGCATTTTCTCACTTACATTTTCTGGTGCGTTAAAAGTAGTACACGCGTTCGGCGGGGCGTTTTCACGCACAGCCCCGTTTGGAAGTGCAATGCCGCTTGGGTGCGCAATGTCGCATGGCTGTAAAGCATCGTTTGGTGTTTCCCTTCCTGCAGTGGCTTCCTCACGGGGCATATTTTCCGTTCCGTGCGCAGCTATCAATTCGCTAGATGGCATGGACACACATGCGTTTATATCTGGCTTGTAGGGCCCTTCCACATCGGCCTGTGCCGCATCAAACCCTAATGCACCACACGGGGCAGTGcttattttgcttccctcAAATTCGACATCATCACAGTTTCCACTCCCCTGGTGGTCACACGTTAAGGTATTATTAACGGGGctagaaaaattaattttttttttagcgtTACTTAAATGGGAATCATCTCCTACCTCTGTAatgtctcttttttttttgtattcattttgAGTTATTTCACAATTGATCCATGTTTGATCATTCTTTTCGATTTGGTTCACAGCTCTTTCGCTGCTTACCATGCTGTCACTACTTCTACTGGCATCAGTGCCTAGGCTTTCACAATTTATTGCCGCATCAGATGGGGCACTAACTCTTGGCCCATTTTCCTTCTCTACCACCTCGTcgtcatttttacatttttcattttgcttctcctctatgttgaaaatttccttttttttcctcctccggTGATGGACTTGTTAATTTGTTTGCGATCTCATCATTCGAGTTATCTTTAGAAGTGGGTCTCATTTCCTCCTCACCTTCTCCGTGTGTTTGCTTGGAGTCACTGCTGAATGTATTTACCTGAGCATGTTCATACTGATTAACCGAACTAATCAATTCGTTTGGATCCTCCTGAAGGGGTGGTAATAAATTTGCGTTACCAGCATCGCAGTAATCACCACGTGGATCCTCCCCTAGCAATGTTTCACCTTTGACAGGTTCATTCCTCATACATTCCACCTCTACTGCTTCCCTTTCTCGTTgtccaaaaaatgtataatcaTTGACATGGCTCGAATGGACTCTTTTTGagtcttcattttctttttgcacgggttcagtaattttttcgtttgttaTTTTGCTATGCTCTTCTTGGAGGCTCCATTTGGAATGTCCATCCGCTTGTTCCTCTTCGATCGGGAGATGGCTGCTCGTTTGGTTCCCCAGTTCTTCGTTTTGTCCGTCgtgcaaattatttttgttcagttCGACGGATTGTTGACCTTCTACTGGGGGTTCGGCCTCGCCCGGGTTAACTCCGCGGTCATTTGTGTGGCTACCCGGGTGGTCATTCATAAGCCCATTTTGGTAATCACTTGCTTGAAGGCTTGCTGGACCACCTGCTTGACCACCTGCTGGACCACCTGCTTGGCCACTTCCTCCCCCAAGTATGCCTGCGTCACCCTGATCTGGTTCAACATTTTGTAGGGGCCCTTCCATCCCACCGAACGACGAGTTCGCCAAATTATTGACACACGAGTCGTGCCTCTCAAGGCGAATGTCATTGTTTGCTCTCACTTGTTCACACATGTGACTTTCCTTTCCCAGGCTAACATTCGAGTGAGTAGATTCTTTCGCAGATCCCTGTTGGCTGGCTTGCATATATGAACTAGCCGCTTCCCCCAGATTAGTAACCTCACTGTAACACCCCAATGTCTGCAGCCCTTTCATCCTGCATTCATATGTAGGGTCTCCGACTTGTAGATCCCTGTTAGTGTCCTTCATATCTCCTTGATCTCTCTCACCTTCTATGCCATTGGTCCAATTAGATAAGTTACTCATTTTAGTTAATGTTGGTGTGTATGCTCAGTGGGTCCTCTTTTGTAGTGTCACACATGAGACTTAATAGGAGGAGGCACGCAAAAATTAAGTGACTGATGAGCGTAATTTTACTATAATACCTCGTGCGTTATTTCGTTGTCTTTTTTGGTTCACCTGTTCGAAGGGGCGCTTCCGCAGTGGTGCGCATGTGTCCGCCGGGATCTGCCTGTATCTTCCCGTATATGCGTGCTTCTTCGTGTGTGCGGTTGTCGTTTCCACGCGGGTGCCGACGTGACTCGTCGTTGGGCTCTTCccttattcgttttttaccgtatgtattttttttttttatccctttttcccAACGTATCAATCTTACTGTCCCTCTACGAAGAAACGCTTTTCGCTTTCCCAAGTGATGTGTACATATGGGTACCTACAGTGATCGGTTCTGTGGAGTCGGTAGATTTGCCAATTCACATGTGGGAGTTATCGAATCGATGATAAGGAGTATAAATTGTGCAACTTGTACAacgaacgggaaaaaaaaaaaaaaaaaaagatggctCGACAAATGCAGGTGCATCGAACTAAGATTGTCCCCGATAAAGTAAACTTAGTTCGACACGCACTTGCATGTGAATATATCTGTTGCGCTGGCCCGTCTCTCGTGACGATCTTTGATCGTCTCCCCTTATTACGCCTTTTGAGAGAACTTGCTGCAAGGCGTGAAAGCTACGGTACACACATGCAAGTAGGGGTCTCGTGAGGAACGAGGGTTCGTGCGCATGCACATCCGCACGTACGAAAAGATACGCCGTGGTGAAAGTGCACAAGcgcttttacaaaaaaagttCACACATCAAAGTGTGCATGTGTAGCTGTCGTCGTAGTTGTAGGCGCAGGCGTAGGTGTGTAGGCTTGGGCGTGTGCACATAAACATACACATTCGCGCACACATACAAGCACAAGGAAAAAtagttaattaaaaaattgtcccaCAACTTCTTTCCCTTCAAGAAGAGGTGTGAAACTACAACAAACtaattagtttttttttttttttcaaatgagcaaacttaattttttatagctAATTTAATTAAACCCGACATGTNNNNNNNNNNNNNNNNNNNNNNNNNNNNNNNNNNNNNNNNNNNNNNNNNNNNNNNNNNNNNNNNNNNNNNNNNNNNNNNNNNNNNNNNNNNNNNNNNNNNNNNNNNNNNNNNNNNNNNNNNNNNNNNNNNNNNNNNNNNNNNNNNNNNNNNNNNNNNNNNNNNNNNNNNNNNNNNNNNNNNNNNNNNNNNNNNNNNNNNNGAAGTAGAGAGACAGagaggaagagaaggaaaagatctattttaattaaatttgaaTTTGACTGTGTTTTTAAATCGCAGCAGTCATGTGGGGAGTTATGCGCATGTAtacgcgtgtgtgtgtgtaagCGTATATTCCTACATGTACACGTGCGCGGGATGgttgaaaaatttacaaatgggAGGCAGGTGTGGGGTCGAATTAACAAATGGAGAATGGCGAAACGCGTCGACCGGAGCGACAGAGAAGAAGGGTGTAAAACAAGGGCGTAAAACAAGGGCGTAAAACAAGGGTGTAAAACAAGGGTGTAATACAAGGGCGTAAAACAAAGGCGTAAAACAAAGGCGTAAAACAAAGGCGTAAAACAAGGGCGTAGAAAAGGGACAAATAACATGTGCTCAGAACAAGGGTATAGAACGACAAGAACAAGGGGCAACAGAGAGCATGTAGCAACGAACAACTAGCGTAGAGCGCGTGACAAACTGCTGAATTAACAAACCCGTTGCTGCGTACAAGGGGGAATGCCGTTCCGCATGGTCCTCGAGGGGAAAATGCGAGCTGCAAATTACATGGAACCACGCAAAAGGGGACACGCAGGGTGGATTCACACAAACGAACGCGCGAACATAGTGTGTGCAAGTGTAAAAGCATATGCACACGAATGGGAACGCGAAGAGGAGCACACGGATAAGTACACACTCATAATAAAGgggtatataaatatacgaCACACTTCACTAACCGCAAGTGAGTtggcaaaatggaagaaataaaatcatCGCCTTTCAGTTGCGTAAGTGTTACATGTTGccaacacttttttttttttttttttttttaaaaatattaataaaataaaatgtgataaaaaaaaagaaaaaaaaaaaaatgaatagatTTAACAAATCAGCGAGTTGTGAAAAAATCTTAAAGAAATGGATAATGCGAATAATTCCATACTCACAGGAAAAGTCAATTCATTAATTATACAAATTTGGGGGAGATTCAAACGTGAGAATATGTtcagggggggggttcctttttttctatttgcttatatttatttacttgcATTTAGttgtatttattaatatacatttatgttTACTTGTTTATCTGTTTTTTATCTGTTctttatctgtttttttatctgtttttttatctgttttttttatctgtttttttatctgctttttttttttttccaacttggCGTTCTATGATTCCACGGCAAAAAATACAgttatggggaaaaaaaaaaaaaaaNNNNNNNNNNNNNNNNNNNNCGGGTGGAGTTATAAAGCGCAGTAGATGTTTTCTTtcgaagggaaaaaggaagaaaatggcagaaaagggcaaaagaagcaggagaggtggaaaaataaGGGGAAAATGGGGGTGTCATCAATCACCGCTCCACACCACACCGCCGTCCCGAGTTGCAATTGCCGCATGCGCCGCGGGAACCGGGAAGCGCGAATTGCGAAGCATGAATTGTAAATTCCGGGCTACTCTTTTTAGGTTACCTTTTCCCGGTCACACTTTTCACGGCGCGAATTACACTTAAACAGTTTTTCCCTGTTGGCAGGTATAGGAGGGGCACGACGTGGAAATCGCAATATAGGGGTTTC
This genomic window contains:
- a CDS encoding transcription factor (AP2-O;~putative); this encodes MSNLSNWTNGIEGERDQGDMKDTNRDLQVGDPTYECRMKGLQTLGCYSEVTNLGEAASSYMQASQQGSAKESTHSNVSLGKESHMCEQVRANNDIRLERHDSCVNNLANSSFGGMEGPLQNVEPDQGDAGILGGGSGQAGGPAGGQAGGPASLQASDYQNGLMNDHPGSHTNDRGVNPGEAEPPVEGQQSVELNKNNLHDGQNEELGNQTSSHLPIEEEQADGHSKWSLQEEHSKITNEKITEPVQKENEDSKRVHSSHVNDYTFFGQREREAVEVECMRNEPVKGETLLGEDPRGDYCDAGNANLLPPLQEDPNELISSVNQYEHAQVNTFSSDSKQTHGEGEEEMRPTSKDNSNDEIANKLTSPSPEEEKKGNFQHRGEAK